tgactttctttagaaatactatactatgcctttaaaacattttgttgacatactattagatgactttttttttgacatactatactatgactttttttttttttttcgacaaatgttactatgatttttaaaatatttttcaacatactatgacttttttttcgacatgataTAGAATgacttcttaaaaaaaaatcaatatactacactatgacttttcaatatactatactttaactttctatactatgactttttaaaaaatatatatatattttgccatatgactttttttctatttaattgGATTAAGCTAGAAGTGCACTATAACTGGAATCCACACTTTACTTAATCGAATCCAGATAAATCGATGCGATCGACTTTGCGGCCGGTGTATTATAGCTCCTGCGCAGCCGTCGCTCCTTCCTTTTCGCTGTATGTGTCAGCCATGGCCCCGATAGTGAGTAGTAACAGCACCAAATAACCTGCATATAGACGATGTATTCTAACCTGTCTCTTACTCTCGCAGTATGTATGTAATCTGTGtacattaatgcagcagctgCGGTTGTTTTAGCCTCTTTTTAAAGACTGCGTTTACTGTTTTAGCCTAAAGCCACGTTGGGTTAGCTAACTGCTAACGACGAAGCTAACGATAGCCTAGCATCCAAACCTCGCTAGTTTTAAGgttaatacacaatatgaaggtttttactttaaaatgtgtcaCGTACAGACTTGGAGACATTAAGTCCAATCACTTAGGATGTTTTGACATATGGTCAAGTGATTTTAATGCGTTCTTTAGTGTTAAATGTGCATTTGTAACTGTATGAATATGTAAatgcttgtttctttattttcccattctattgttttattattaaattatgtatGTTTCAGTGTATTCTGTTGTATATGATGTGGATTTCCTTGGAAAGCACTTTTTTCTTTGTGCTtgaaaagtgctttacaaatcgaattattatttttaaggtCCATGTTGGTGTGAGATTGAGTAACCCTCTTTGGTTTGTGTGTGATAGAAAAAGCAGGTGGTCAGGAAGCAGGGTGgcaagaggaagaagcagatcCTGAAGTTCACCCTGGACTGCACTCACCCTGTGGAGGATGGCATCATGGATGCTGCCAACTTTGTGAGTAGACCAGTTCAGACATATAAGAGACTTGTTAAACGGTGTGCAGGCAGGCAGCAGCTGTCGGACACCGACCCCTATGAGTGTCAAACACTGCTGTCATGTCAGTGGATCTGATGGTTACAGTCGGGTCGGAATAAGGAAAGGACAACTATCATCCAGTGTGGGTTTAAATGGAAACTAACAAGATGTCAGACACAATGTGTCACCTGTCAGTGCTTTGGATAGAGCAAAATCTTTCAGTTCTGCTCAGGGTTGTGTGTCACATGCTGTGTCCCTCTATACTTCAACAGGAGCAGTTCCTGCAGGAGCGCATCAAGGTGAACGGCAAAGCTGGAAGCCTCGGTGGTGGTGTGGTGTCCATTGAAAGGAGCAAGAGTAAAATCGCAGTGAACTCTGAAGTTCCCTTCTCAAAGAGGTACAAAACACAATGCAGCCCTTTTTCAATCTTGTaataggctcgttcgagatgagccAGACCTGCGCGGAATCGATCACCGGCGATCGCCGcgcaatgcatgccggttagatttgtgtccgacttgatgcttttagagccaggcgccgcagttgctctccaccaactgtaagacccagggcattatgggaaacgcctggctcgcgcctgatcaaagagctgattggctcttagttttcacagcaaacaccacgtgttgtagaaagtcacaactttctgtgtaattgtaatatttaacgctagattgtaggatattagtctcacgttgtgcaatgaaggtttcaacTGTGAACAAacatatcttgtgtggttgataataataattattataataatgaaggtcaTCTATATACAACACTTATCAAAACGTGTGCTCATTGTGTGCTTTACAAGgtggacataaaaataataaaggataaaatccaatgccagatacacgcacacatttccacatatatttacaaacgaatataaataaatcccacgttgtctgaaa
This portion of the Sebastes fasciatus isolate fSebFas1 chromosome 1, fSebFas1.pri, whole genome shotgun sequence genome encodes:
- the rpl22 gene encoding large ribosomal subunit protein eL22 isoform X2 — protein: MYSNLSLTLAKKQVVRKQGGKRKKQILKFTLDCTHPVEDGIMDAANFEQFLQERIKVNGKAGSLGGGVVSIERSKSKIAVNSEVPFSKRYLKYLTKKYLKKNNLRDWLRVVANTKESYELRYFQINQDEEEEEDED
- the rpl22 gene encoding large ribosomal subunit protein eL22 isoform X1 — protein: MRSTLRPVYYSSCAAVAPSFSLYVSAMAPIKKQVVRKQGGKRKKQILKFTLDCTHPVEDGIMDAANFEQFLQERIKVNGKAGSLGGGVVSIERSKSKIAVNSEVPFSKRYLKYLTKKYLKKNNLRDWLRVVANTKESYELRYFQINQDEEEEEDED